Proteins from a single region of Deltaproteobacteria bacterium:
- a CDS encoding EcsC family protein — protein sequence MSEERGQKLLSAVERLVADTEKLLAIVAEHQERVDAGRHEDEAAYRKAVAGELISTFSNRTALSGGAAALPAVIPGLGSVVTLVGGTLADMALMLKFEVELALCLTALYGYDIHQDRERQLAFLLAGVKTYEEREQRHVVLDAAIAEGTAIWNYSGREITKGVTSVFTKIALIGVSRGFLRVLPVVGVAVGAGMNKALTRRVGKRCQEELARRVQFEDVKVANR from the coding sequence ATGAGCGAAGAGCGCGGACAGAAGCTCCTCAGCGCCGTCGAGCGACTGGTGGCGGACACCGAGAAGCTGCTGGCGATCGTCGCCGAGCACCAGGAGCGGGTCGACGCCGGCCGCCACGAGGACGAGGCCGCCTACCGCAAGGCCGTGGCCGGGGAGCTGATCTCGACCTTCTCCAACCGCACCGCGCTCTCGGGCGGGGCCGCGGCCCTGCCGGCCGTGATCCCGGGCCTCGGGAGCGTCGTCACCCTCGTCGGCGGCACCCTGGCCGACATGGCCCTGATGCTGAAGTTCGAGGTCGAGCTGGCCCTCTGCCTCACCGCCCTCTACGGCTACGACATCCACCAGGACCGCGAGCGGCAGCTGGCCTTCCTCCTGGCCGGGGTGAAGACCTACGAGGAGCGCGAGCAGCGCCACGTGGTCCTCGACGCCGCGATCGCCGAGGGGACGGCCATCTGGAACTACTCGGGCCGCGAGATCACCAAGGGCGTGACCTCGGTCTTCACCAAGATCGCCCTGATCGGCGTGAGCCGGGGCTTCCTGCGGGTGCTGCCGGTGGTGGGCGTCGCCGTGGGGGCCGGGATGAACAAGGCCCTCACCCGCCGGGTGGGCAAGCGCTGCCAGGAGGAGCTCGCCCGCCGGGTGCAGTTCGAGGACGTGAAGGTCGCCAACAGGTAA
- a CDS encoding MYXO-CTERM sorting domain-containing protein, which yields MNRFILVGALLVPFSAAALTADVGEIAVIEDLQGTTFCNPDTDENCFPAPDVLCRETAKIFFETHCDDYDGLVVFRQASIAGNPILASILNVQQGTPVLQEEQGIGRVAWNQTAAYGSAGRLEQCVSMAGLYSIPDNPEDRATALLGIPMGISGLELLAHEYGHHWLLSVQYDQDDGNGPQGDLRGYESGPNQHYSARVHSESVMYGSFITDNGGGSFDLCGGDRKFGPLDQYLMGLRGPAEVPPILLVDDGSGQGDPATGAAPNQCYGATGTAKYVTIDDIVRVEGPRIPAYGAERTHHKIAFVLVTPAGVDATPAEIAKVETYRAAFEAWWPWGTDYRSTIDTTLEPPGNCGITPPTDGGTPDGSVADGGVPDSGTPDAGTPDAGLPDGSEPDAGDPDSGFDPCLLGGCEDGGTPDGGGPDIETLDPGGCCSTAPRAADPLALAVALGLLALALTRRRR from the coding sequence ATGAACCGGTTCATCCTGGTGGGGGCTCTCCTCGTTCCCTTCTCCGCGGCGGCGCTCACCGCCGACGTGGGCGAGATCGCCGTGATCGAGGATCTGCAGGGGACGACCTTCTGCAACCCGGATACCGACGAGAACTGCTTCCCGGCCCCCGACGTGCTCTGCCGGGAGACCGCGAAGATCTTCTTCGAGACTCACTGCGACGACTACGACGGCCTGGTGGTCTTCCGGCAGGCGTCGATCGCGGGCAACCCGATCCTCGCCAGCATCCTCAACGTGCAGCAGGGGACGCCCGTGCTGCAGGAGGAGCAGGGCATCGGGCGGGTCGCCTGGAACCAGACCGCCGCCTACGGCAGCGCGGGCCGCCTCGAGCAGTGCGTCTCCATGGCCGGGCTCTACTCCATCCCGGACAACCCCGAGGACCGGGCGACCGCCCTGCTGGGCATCCCGATGGGGATCTCCGGGCTCGAGCTGCTCGCGCACGAGTACGGCCACCACTGGCTGCTCTCGGTGCAGTACGACCAGGACGACGGGAACGGCCCGCAGGGCGACCTGCGTGGCTACGAGAGCGGGCCGAACCAGCACTACAGCGCCCGGGTCCACTCCGAGTCCGTGATGTACGGCTCCTTCATCACCGACAACGGCGGCGGCAGCTTCGACCTCTGCGGCGGGGACCGGAAGTTCGGCCCCCTCGATCAGTACCTGATGGGCCTGCGGGGACCGGCCGAGGTCCCGCCGATCCTGCTGGTGGACGACGGAAGCGGGCAGGGCGATCCGGCCACCGGCGCCGCCCCCAACCAGTGCTACGGCGCCACCGGCACCGCGAAGTACGTCACCATCGACGACATCGTCCGGGTGGAGGGGCCGCGGATCCCCGCCTACGGCGCCGAGCGCACCCACCACAAGATCGCCTTCGTGCTCGTCACCCCCGCCGGGGTCGACGCCACCCCGGCCGAGATCGCCAAGGTGGAGACCTACCGCGCGGCCTTCGAGGCCTGGTGGCCCTGGGGCACCGACTATCGCAGCACCATCGACACCACCCTCGAGCCGCCGGGCAACTGCGGGATCACCCCGCCCACCGACGGCGGCACCCCCGACGGGAGCGTCGCGGATGGCGGCGTCCCCGACAGCGGCACCCCCGACGCCGGCACGCCGGACGCCGGCCTCCCCGACGGCAGCGAGCCCGACGCGGGTGACCCCGACTCCGGCTTCGACCCCTGCCTCCTCGGCGGCTGCGAGGACGGCGGCACCCCCGACGGCGGCGGCCCCGACATCGAGACCCTCGATCCCGGCGGCTGCTGCTCCACCGCCCCGCGGGCGGCCGATCCCCTGGCGCTGGCCGTCGCCCTCGGCCTCCTCGCCCTCGCCCTGACCCGGCGCCGGCGCTAG
- a CDS encoding carbon starvation protein A: MNAVGPVLLAFVAYAAGYHFYSRFLSTRIFGLDDARPTPAHQLRDDVDYLPTRPGILFGHHYASIAGLAPMLGPAVAVIWGWLPAMLWVVGGAILIGCVHDLAALVVSLRARGLSIGVVAEGVVGRRAMGLFHAIIFFGIALAMGVFVFVIARLFAVELAPGRPGYPQAVGPSAFIMVAALIVGWLTFKKGVGLGWPTILAFLLTLGSVRLAMMAPTFGLPAEAWPSPLTWTFILMAYALAACVLPVWSLLQPRDFINSLLLYLGLALAYLGFFVLAPTFQAPAVNTDPEGAPPMLPFVFIVIACGAVSGFHGLVSSGTTAKQLDRESHARPIGYGGMIGESLLALLAVLATTAGMSSSEVWHQHYATWKSSAGLATKIDAFIGGAATFLTELGLPRDLAASFVAIIVVSFALTTLDSATRLLRFNIEEMVRSLHLPRIFERRIVSSLAAVLVILGFATLKVGGKPVALALWTLFGTTNQLLAGLTLLVVSLYLKQRGKNPWFTAVPMFYMLAVTLFAMVENLIGFADPASPSHSWLLTVVGGLLLVLAIWLLLEALLAWTRKEKFEGWDVPLDTGSAST; the protein is encoded by the coding sequence ATGAACGCCGTAGGGCCGGTGTTGCTGGCTTTCGTCGCCTACGCGGCGGGCTACCACTTCTACTCGCGCTTCCTCTCCACGCGGATCTTCGGCCTGGACGACGCCCGCCCCACCCCGGCCCACCAGCTCCGGGACGACGTGGACTACCTGCCCACCCGGCCGGGGATCCTCTTCGGCCACCACTACGCCTCGATCGCCGGCCTGGCCCCGATGCTCGGCCCCGCGGTGGCGGTGATCTGGGGCTGGCTGCCGGCCATGCTCTGGGTGGTGGGCGGCGCGATCCTGATCGGCTGCGTCCACGATCTCGCCGCCCTCGTGGTCTCCCTGCGGGCGCGGGGCCTCTCCATCGGGGTGGTCGCCGAGGGCGTGGTTGGCCGCCGGGCCATGGGCCTCTTCCACGCGATCATCTTCTTCGGCATCGCCCTGGCCATGGGCGTCTTCGTCTTCGTGATCGCCCGCCTCTTCGCCGTGGAGCTGGCCCCGGGGCGCCCGGGCTACCCCCAGGCGGTGGGCCCCTCGGCCTTCATCATGGTGGCCGCCCTGATCGTCGGCTGGCTCACCTTCAAGAAGGGCGTGGGCCTGGGCTGGCCCACGATCCTCGCCTTCCTCCTGACCCTGGGCAGCGTGCGCCTGGCCATGATGGCGCCCACCTTCGGCCTGCCGGCCGAGGCCTGGCCCTCGCCCCTGACCTGGACCTTCATCCTGATGGCCTACGCCCTGGCCGCCTGCGTCCTGCCGGTCTGGTCGCTGCTCCAGCCCCGGGACTTCATCAACTCCCTCCTCCTCTACCTGGGGCTGGCCCTCGCCTACCTCGGCTTCTTCGTGCTCGCGCCCACCTTCCAGGCCCCGGCGGTGAACACCGACCCCGAGGGCGCGCCGCCGATGCTGCCCTTCGTCTTCATCGTCATCGCCTGCGGCGCGGTCTCCGGCTTCCACGGCCTGGTCTCCTCCGGGACCACCGCCAAGCAGCTCGACCGGGAGAGCCACGCCCGCCCCATCGGCTACGGCGGGATGATCGGCGAGAGCCTCCTGGCCCTGCTGGCCGTCCTGGCGACCACCGCCGGGATGAGCTCCTCGGAGGTCTGGCACCAGCACTACGCCACCTGGAAGTCCTCGGCGGGGCTGGCCACCAAGATCGACGCCTTCATCGGGGGCGCCGCCACCTTCCTCACCGAGCTGGGCCTGCCCCGCGACCTGGCCGCCTCCTTCGTGGCGATCATCGTGGTGAGCTTCGCCCTGACCACCCTCGACTCGGCGACCCGCCTCCTGCGCTTCAACATCGAGGAGATGGTCCGATCGCTCCACCTGCCGAGGATCTTCGAGCGCCGGATCGTCTCCTCCCTCGCCGCGGTGCTCGTCATCCTGGGCTTCGCCACCCTGAAGGTCGGCGGCAAGCCGGTGGCCCTCGCCCTCTGGACCCTCTTCGGCACCACCAACCAGCTCCTGGCGGGCCTCACCCTCCTGGTGGTCAGCCTCTACCTGAAGCAGCGGGGCAAGAACCCCTGGTTCACCGCTGTGCCCATGTTCTACATGCTGGCGGTGACCCTCTTCGCGATGGTGGAGAACCTGATCGGCTTCGCCGACCCGGCCTCCCCGAGCCACTCCTGGCTGCTGACGGTGGTCGGCGGCCTGCTCCTGGTCCTGGCGATCTGGCTCCTCCTGGAGGCCCTCCTCGCCTGGACCCGGAAGGAGAAGTTCGAAGGCTGGGACGTTCCGCTTGACACCGGGTCCGCCTCCACCTAG
- a CDS encoding DUF4215 domain-containing protein, with amino-acid sequence MTSSLRSPRLALSGALLLLALATTGCPKNGDDPVCGNSITEGSETCDDGNTTDGDGCSALCQTESTSPVCGDGVLGAGEECDDGNTTAGDGCSDTCTSEVVPGCGNGILEAGEDCDDGNTTSGDGCSDLCAVEIPPGCGNGTLDPGEECDEGAQNGSGNCQANCTLAEVVVCQTLTPLASGVCEVTAGNASRLIVGNVLGKNTLFRGGEVLVDGSGAITCVGCDCAAQAAGATVVTCPEGVVSPGLINAHDHITYVNNWPYTDSGERYEHRHDWRKGTNQHTPIPYDSGATSNQVRWGELRFFMGGATAVNGSGSASGFMRNLDRAAQEGLGQPEVYYQTFPLGDGSGTQLDLADGCGYSYRDTNSSIQGNDAYTPHISEGIDEYSLNEFVCTQSNDPGEDLLEPFSAYIHGIGLTPFEYSQMALEGTGLIWSPRSNITLYGDTAQVAVASRLGVTVALGTDWIPTGSMNLQRELQCADSWNRDRLDGHFTDRQLWLMATRNAAELLAVDDAIGSLAPGLVADLAIFDGSAHPDYRAVIDAQPQDVVLVMRGGEVLYGDDALVSTLGPGGCDTLDVCGTGKRVCATADTGSSLAQLQADNNGQYPLFYCGAPQNEPSCHPVRPAAVNGSTVYTGELTAADPDGDGIPDASDNCPNAFNPVRPVDNGAQRDHDGDGLGDACDPCPLDADTLNCSTPDPADIDGDGVPTVSDNCPNIRNADQLDGDNDGRGDVCDACPADSNPAPRACPVSVYDVKQGVATGVVALRNMLVTACSSSRGYYVQMKDGDPGYLGSDYSGIFVYSPDVSCGTTVSEGDRVDLDPATVEDWWGQIELTYATVTVLSSGEALPAPVVVTPAEAGGTLPTPLESVLVRVQGVSVTEVEPAPGPGDASPNNEFVVDGQLRVNDYIYLTTPLPTVGETYSSITGVLDYRNGNSKLEPRRAADLSSGPPVLRPFDGATRFLREGVTASPTIPAALEVVLSAPALTDTFVTLTSGDPTAVGVVGGGVTVPTGSTRAVVLLDGLQQAAAVTLTATLDTATFITDVRVVGATEVPQVIEVRPAGASVPLGGTVDLEVVLDLPASPTTGESVVLSSAPGTSGNVPATVVVAPDTLTATFTFTATTTEGAETVTATLGASSASTDVYVVASVGGLVVNEVDYDQVGTDSLEFVELLNGSSAPRDLTGLALVLVNGSGNAEYDRVVLDGITLASGEYLVIGSSALLATVPGGVQTLAFGAATNNIQNGGPDALGILDVAAGTLVDAISYEGLVTAGIVSGVTGTLDFVEGTSATATDNNSTEASICRLPNGTDTDDAEADWAVCATPTPGAANLQ; translated from the coding sequence ATGACTAGCAGTCTCCGATCCCCTCGACTCGCCCTCTCCGGCGCCCTCCTCCTCCTCGCGCTCGCGACCACCGGTTGTCCCAAGAACGGCGACGATCCGGTCTGCGGCAACTCGATCACCGAGGGCAGCGAGACCTGCGACGACGGCAACACCACCGACGGGGACGGCTGCTCGGCGCTCTGCCAGACCGAGTCTACCTCTCCGGTCTGCGGCGACGGCGTCCTCGGAGCGGGCGAGGAGTGTGACGACGGCAACACCACCGCCGGCGACGGCTGCTCCGACACCTGCACGAGCGAGGTCGTCCCCGGCTGTGGCAACGGCATCCTCGAGGCGGGTGAGGACTGCGACGACGGCAACACCACCTCCGGCGACGGCTGCTCGGATCTCTGCGCGGTGGAGATCCCGCCGGGCTGTGGCAACGGCACCCTCGATCCGGGAGAGGAGTGCGACGAGGGCGCCCAGAACGGCAGCGGCAACTGCCAGGCGAACTGCACCCTGGCCGAGGTGGTCGTCTGCCAGACCCTCACGCCCCTGGCCTCGGGGGTCTGCGAGGTCACGGCCGGGAACGCCAGCCGCCTGATCGTCGGCAACGTGCTCGGCAAGAACACCCTCTTCCGGGGCGGCGAGGTCCTCGTCGACGGCTCCGGCGCCATCACCTGCGTCGGGTGCGACTGCGCCGCCCAGGCGGCGGGCGCCACCGTCGTCACCTGCCCCGAGGGCGTGGTCTCCCCCGGGCTCATCAACGCCCACGACCACATCACCTACGTCAACAACTGGCCCTACACCGACAGCGGCGAGCGCTACGAGCACCGGCACGACTGGCGCAAGGGCACGAACCAGCACACGCCGATCCCCTACGACAGCGGCGCCACCTCGAACCAGGTGCGCTGGGGTGAGCTGCGCTTCTTCATGGGCGGCGCGACCGCGGTGAATGGCTCGGGGAGCGCCTCCGGCTTCATGCGCAACCTCGACCGCGCCGCCCAGGAGGGCCTCGGCCAGCCCGAGGTCTACTACCAGACCTTCCCCCTCGGGGACGGGAGCGGCACCCAGCTCGATCTGGCCGACGGCTGCGGCTACAGCTACCGGGACACGAACAGCTCGATCCAGGGCAACGACGCCTACACGCCCCACATCTCCGAGGGCATCGACGAGTACTCGCTCAACGAGTTCGTCTGTACCCAGTCGAACGACCCCGGAGAGGACCTCCTCGAGCCCTTCAGCGCCTACATCCACGGCATCGGCCTCACGCCCTTCGAGTACTCGCAGATGGCCCTGGAGGGCACCGGCCTCATCTGGTCGCCCCGATCGAACATCACCCTCTACGGGGACACCGCGCAGGTCGCGGTCGCCTCGCGCCTCGGGGTCACCGTGGCGCTGGGCACCGACTGGATTCCCACGGGCTCGATGAACCTGCAGCGAGAGCTGCAGTGCGCCGACAGCTGGAACCGAGACCGCCTCGACGGCCACTTCACCGACCGGCAGCTCTGGCTGATGGCCACCCGCAACGCCGCCGAGCTCCTGGCCGTCGACGACGCCATCGGCAGCCTGGCCCCGGGCCTGGTGGCCGACCTCGCCATCTTCGATGGCAGCGCCCACCCGGACTACCGGGCGGTCATCGACGCCCAGCCGCAGGACGTGGTCCTGGTCATGCGTGGTGGTGAGGTGCTCTACGGTGACGATGCCCTGGTGAGCACCCTCGGCCCCGGGGGCTGCGACACCCTGGACGTCTGCGGAACCGGCAAGCGGGTCTGCGCCACGGCCGACACCGGCAGCTCCCTCGCGCAGCTGCAGGCCGACAACAACGGCCAGTATCCGCTCTTCTATTGCGGCGCTCCCCAGAACGAGCCCAGCTGTCATCCCGTGCGGCCCGCAGCCGTGAACGGCAGCACGGTCTACACCGGTGAGCTGACCGCCGCGGATCCGGACGGCGACGGCATCCCCGACGCCTCGGACAACTGCCCCAACGCCTTCAACCCGGTGCGACCGGTCGACAACGGCGCGCAGCGCGACCACGACGGCGACGGGCTCGGCGATGCCTGCGATCCTTGTCCCCTCGACGCCGACACCCTGAACTGCTCCACCCCGGATCCGGCCGACATCGACGGCGATGGCGTCCCGACGGTCTCGGACAACTGCCCCAACATCCGCAACGCCGACCAGCTCGACGGGGACAACGACGGGCGGGGCGACGTCTGTGACGCCTGCCCGGCCGACTCGAACCCGGCCCCCCGAGCCTGCCCGGTATCGGTCTACGACGTGAAGCAGGGGGTCGCCACCGGCGTGGTGGCGCTGCGCAACATGCTGGTCACCGCCTGCTCCTCGAGCCGCGGCTACTACGTCCAGATGAAGGACGGAGACCCGGGCTACCTGGGCTCCGACTACTCGGGCATCTTCGTCTATTCGCCGGACGTCTCCTGTGGCACCACCGTCTCGGAGGGCGATCGGGTCGATCTCGATCCGGCGACCGTCGAGGACTGGTGGGGCCAGATCGAGCTGACCTACGCGACCGTCACTGTCCTCTCGAGCGGCGAGGCCCTGCCGGCGCCCGTGGTGGTCACCCCGGCCGAGGCCGGCGGCACCCTCCCCACGCCCCTCGAGTCCGTCCTCGTCCGGGTGCAGGGCGTCTCGGTCACGGAGGTCGAGCCGGCCCCCGGTCCGGGCGACGCCAGCCCCAACAACGAGTTCGTCGTCGACGGCCAGCTGCGGGTCAACGACTACATCTACCTGACGACGCCGCTGCCGACCGTGGGGGAGACCTACTCGAGCATCACCGGCGTCCTCGACTATCGGAACGGCAACTCCAAGCTCGAGCCGCGGCGGGCGGCTGACCTGAGCAGCGGGCCCCCGGTGCTGCGGCCCTTCGACGGCGCCACCCGCTTCCTCCGCGAGGGCGTCACGGCGAGCCCGACGATTCCGGCCGCGCTCGAGGTCGTCCTGAGCGCCCCGGCGCTCACCGACACCTTCGTGACCCTCACCTCCGGCGATCCCACCGCGGTGGGCGTGGTCGGGGGCGGCGTCACCGTGCCCACCGGCAGCACCCGCGCGGTGGTCCTCCTCGATGGCCTGCAGCAGGCCGCCGCCGTGACCCTCACCGCCACCCTCGACACCGCGACCTTCATCACCGACGTGCGGGTCGTCGGCGCCACCGAGGTGCCCCAGGTGATCGAGGTCCGCCCCGCCGGCGCCTCGGTCCCCCTCGGTGGCACCGTGGACCTCGAGGTGGTCCTCGATCTGCCGGCCTCGCCCACCACCGGTGAGTCGGTCGTCCTCTCCTCGGCGCCGGGCACGTCCGGGAACGTCCCCGCGACGGTCGTCGTCGCCCCCGACACCCTCACGGCGACCTTCACCTTCACGGCGACCACCACCGAGGGGGCCGAGACGGTCACGGCGACCCTCGGCGCGAGCAGCGCCAGCACCGACGTCTACGTCGTCGCCAGCGTCGGCGGCCTCGTGGTCAACGAGGTGGACTACGACCAGGTCGGCACGGACAGCCTGGAGTTCGTCGAGCTGCTCAACGGCTCGTCGGCCCCCCGGGATCTCACCGGGCTCGCCCTGGTCCTGGTGAACGGGAGCGGAAACGCCGAGTACGATCGGGTGGTCCTCGACGGGATCACCCTCGCCTCCGGCGAGTATCTGGTCATCGGCTCCAGCGCGCTGCTGGCGACCGTGCCGGGCGGGGTCCAGACCCTGGCCTTCGGCGCCGCGACCAACAACATCCAGAACGGCGGCCCGGATGCCCTGGGCATCCTCGACGTGGCCGCGGGTACCCTGGTCGACGCCATCTCCTACGAGGGCCTCGTGACCGCGGGGATCGTGTCCGGCGTCACGGGGACCCTCGACTTCGTGGAGGGCACCTCCGCCACGGCCACAGACAACAACAGCACCGAGGCGTCGATCTGCCGGCTGCCCAATGGCACCGACACCGACGACGCGGAGGCGGACTGGGCCGTCTGCGCCACGCCCACCCCCGGCGCCGCGAACCTGCAGTAG
- a CDS encoding enoyl-[acyl-carrier-protein] reductase, giving the protein MLGIDLKGKRALVAGVADDGGFGYAIARALADAGASVCVGTWPPALGIFEKLIARGKVDGAFIERVYPLDALYDTLESVPDEVRESRRYKDAGDFSIQGLADRLVADFGEGGLDIVVHSLANGPEVKNPLLETSRAGYLEAISASAYSYVSMLQRLGPVMAPRGSFLALTYMASERVVPGYGGGMATAKAALESDTRTLAYEAGRKWGHRVNVISAGPYASRAASAIGFIGEMIEYCKANSPLPEALEAREVGATAAFLASPLASGITGTTVYVDKGYHAMGKAVAGDASPA; this is encoded by the coding sequence ATGCTGGGAATCGATCTGAAGGGGAAGCGCGCCCTCGTCGCCGGGGTGGCCGACGACGGGGGCTTCGGCTACGCCATCGCGAGGGCCCTCGCCGACGCCGGGGCCTCGGTCTGCGTGGGCACCTGGCCGCCGGCGCTGGGCATCTTCGAGAAGCTCATCGCCCGGGGGAAGGTCGACGGCGCCTTCATCGAGCGGGTCTACCCGCTGGACGCGCTCTACGACACCCTCGAGTCGGTGCCGGACGAGGTGCGGGAGAGCCGCCGCTACAAGGACGCCGGAGACTTCTCGATCCAGGGCCTCGCCGACCGGCTCGTCGCCGACTTCGGCGAGGGGGGCCTCGACATCGTGGTCCACTCCCTGGCGAACGGCCCCGAGGTGAAGAACCCCCTCCTCGAGACCAGCCGGGCCGGCTACCTCGAGGCCATCAGCGCCAGCGCCTACTCCTACGTCTCGATGCTCCAGCGCCTCGGGCCGGTGATGGCGCCCCGCGGAAGCTTCCTGGCCCTCACCTACATGGCCAGCGAGCGGGTGGTCCCCGGCTACGGCGGGGGGATGGCGACGGCGAAGGCCGCCCTCGAGTCGGACACCCGCACCCTGGCCTACGAGGCCGGCCGGAAGTGGGGCCACCGGGTCAACGTGATCTCGGCCGGGCCCTACGCCTCCCGGGCCGCCTCGGCCATCGGCTTCATCGGCGAGATGATCGAGTACTGCAAGGCCAACTCGCCCCTGCCCGAGGCCCTCGAGGCCCGGGAGGTCGGCGCCACCGCGGCCTTCCTCGCCAGCCCCCTGGCCAGCGGCATCACCGGCACCACGGTCTACGTGGACAAGGGCTACCACGCCATGGGCAAGGCGGTGGCCGGCGACGCCAGCCCCGCGTAG
- a CDS encoding GNAT family N-acetyltransferase, which translates to MATGKKKAGRRAGGKKAAAEAGPVHLRRYLPEDVNRIVAAAEAIRALDPGAPHLDAPRWRYVCADPYADSESHFRVAETASGQIVGFSYRFDPPRVEGGSYRAVYVVVHPEYRRTGIGTRLLEATLGEPVDPSRDPGWFATTTVDESSEAGRRFATKAGFKKGYTRLVMERELPGRPLPDQDVPGLKIERFVGASAFHDWASIHNEAYAGQDDAIRHDADDLEEHRPVDFRPEHVRFAKVNRERVGYLFLRETADGGHIESIGVRPKHQGRGLGRALTRAAIDYLVDRGHTRVSLIVDQGNKPALRLYTRLDFEEVGRRHYLIRPAKGR; encoded by the coding sequence GTGGCCACTGGCAAGAAGAAAGCCGGCCGGCGAGCCGGGGGCAAGAAGGCGGCGGCAGAGGCCGGACCCGTCCACCTGCGGCGCTATCTGCCCGAGGACGTCAACCGCATCGTGGCCGCCGCCGAGGCGATCCGCGCCCTCGACCCCGGGGCTCCCCACCTCGACGCTCCCCGCTGGCGCTACGTCTGCGCCGATCCCTACGCCGACAGCGAGAGCCACTTCCGGGTGGCCGAGACCGCCTCGGGCCAGATCGTGGGCTTCTCCTACCGCTTCGATCCCCCCCGGGTGGAGGGCGGGAGCTACCGCGCGGTCTACGTGGTCGTGCACCCCGAGTACCGCCGCACCGGCATCGGCACCCGCCTGCTGGAGGCCACCCTGGGCGAGCCGGTGGATCCCTCCCGGGATCCCGGCTGGTTCGCCACGACCACCGTGGACGAGTCCTCGGAGGCCGGCCGGCGCTTCGCCACCAAGGCCGGCTTCAAGAAGGGCTACACCCGCCTGGTGATGGAGCGCGAGCTGCCCGGGCGGCCTCTGCCCGATCAGGACGTCCCCGGCCTGAAGATCGAGCGCTTCGTCGGCGCCTCGGCCTTCCACGACTGGGCCTCCATCCACAACGAGGCCTACGCCGGCCAGGACGACGCCATCCGGCACGACGCCGACGATCTCGAGGAGCACCGCCCGGTGGACTTCCGCCCGGAGCACGTGCGCTTCGCCAAGGTGAACCGCGAGCGCGTGGGCTACCTCTTCCTGCGAGAGACCGCCGACGGCGGGCACATCGAGTCCATCGGCGTGCGGCCCAAGCACCAGGGGCGCGGCCTGGGGCGCGCGCTCACCCGCGCCGCCATCGACTACCTGGTGGACCGCGGCCACACCCGGGTCAGCCTGATCGTCGACCAGGGCAACAAGCCGGCCCTGCGCCTCTACACCCGCCTCGACTTCGAGGAGGTGGGCCGCCGGCACTACCTGATCCGCCCGGCGAAGGGGCGCTAG